A genomic stretch from Paraburkholderia dioscoreae includes:
- a CDS encoding NADP-dependent isocitrate dehydrogenase, giving the protein MSTSPKIIYTLTDEAPALATYSLLPIVKAFTRSSDVIVETRDISLAGRIIAAFPDYLSAEQKGSDDLAELGGLTTRPEANIIKLPNISASVPQLKAAIAELRDKGYKLPAYPDVATTDAEKDVKARYDKIKGSAVNPVLREGNSDRRAPLSVKNYARKHPHKMGAWSADSKSHVSHMSDGDFYGSEKSALIAAAGAVKIELTAADGSKTVLKEKTPVLAGELIDASVLSKNALRSFIEAEIADAKAKGVLFSVHLKATMMKVSDPIIFGHVVSVFYKDVLTKYADVLAKAGFNPNNGIGDLYARLKDLPAETREAIEADIKAQYEQRPPLAMVNSDKGITSLHVPSDVIVDASMPAMIRESGKMWGADGALHDAKAVIPDRCYAGVYQVVIEDCKKHGAFDPVTMGTVPNVGLMAQAAEEYGSHDKTFQIPANGVVRVTDAAGTVLLEQAVEAGDIWRMCQTKDAPVQDWVKLAVNRARASNTPAVFWLDPVRAHDAQIIKKVEHYLKDHDTNGLDIRIMTPVEATQFSVDRIRAGKDTISVTGNVLRDYLTDLFPIMELGTSAKMLSIVPLMAGGGMFETGAGGSAPKHVQQLVEEGFLRWDSLGEFLALAASLEHLGNEYHNPKALILAKTLDEATGKFLDNDKSPARKVGGIDNRGSHFYLALYWAEALAAQTEDAALQAQFAGVAKALAESEAKIVEELGAAQGKPVDIGGYYRPNVELTSKAMRPSATLNKIVDAIA; this is encoded by the coding sequence ATGTCCACATCGCCGAAGATCATCTACACCCTGACTGACGAAGCGCCTGCTCTGGCGACCTACTCGCTGCTGCCGATCGTCAAGGCGTTCACGCGCTCGTCCGACGTGATCGTTGAAACGCGCGACATTTCGCTCGCCGGCCGGATCATCGCTGCATTTCCCGACTACCTGAGCGCGGAACAGAAGGGTTCCGACGATCTGGCGGAACTGGGTGGACTCACCACGCGTCCGGAAGCGAACATCATCAAGCTGCCGAACATCAGCGCGTCGGTGCCGCAACTGAAGGCCGCGATCGCGGAACTGCGCGACAAGGGCTACAAGCTGCCGGCCTATCCGGACGTCGCAACGACCGACGCCGAAAAAGACGTCAAGGCCCGCTACGACAAGATCAAGGGCAGCGCGGTCAACCCGGTGCTGCGCGAAGGCAATTCGGACCGCCGCGCGCCGCTGTCGGTCAAGAACTACGCACGCAAGCATCCGCACAAGATGGGCGCCTGGAGCGCGGACTCGAAGTCGCACGTCTCGCACATGAGCGACGGTGACTTCTACGGCAGCGAAAAATCGGCGCTGATCGCGGCAGCCGGCGCGGTGAAGATCGAACTGACGGCCGCGGACGGCTCGAAGACGGTCCTGAAAGAAAAGACGCCGGTGCTGGCGGGCGAGCTCATCGACGCTTCGGTGCTGTCCAAAAACGCGCTGCGCAGCTTCATCGAGGCGGAAATCGCCGACGCGAAGGCGAAGGGCGTGCTGTTCTCGGTGCACCTGAAGGCCACCATGATGAAGGTGTCGGATCCGATCATCTTCGGCCACGTGGTGTCGGTGTTCTACAAAGACGTGCTGACCAAGTACGCCGACGTGCTGGCGAAAGCCGGCTTCAATCCGAACAACGGTATCGGCGACCTGTACGCGCGCCTGAAAGATCTGCCGGCCGAAACGCGCGAAGCGATCGAAGCCGACATCAAGGCGCAATACGAACAGCGCCCGCCGCTGGCCATGGTCAATTCGGACAAGGGCATTACCAGCCTGCACGTGCCGAGCGACGTGATCGTCGACGCGTCCATGCCGGCCATGATTCGCGAGTCGGGCAAGATGTGGGGTGCGGACGGCGCGCTGCACGACGCCAAGGCCGTGATTCCGGACCGTTGCTACGCCGGCGTCTATCAGGTGGTGATCGAAGACTGCAAGAAGCACGGCGCGTTCGACCCGGTCACGATGGGCACGGTGCCTAACGTCGGCCTGATGGCGCAAGCCGCCGAAGAATACGGTTCACACGACAAGACGTTCCAGATCCCGGCAAACGGCGTGGTTCGCGTAACGGACGCAGCCGGCACGGTGCTGCTCGAACAGGCGGTGGAAGCGGGCGACATCTGGCGCATGTGCCAGACCAAAGACGCGCCGGTTCAGGACTGGGTCAAGCTCGCGGTCAACCGCGCTCGCGCCTCCAACACGCCCGCCGTGTTCTGGCTGGATCCGGTCCGCGCGCACGACGCCCAGATCATCAAGAAGGTCGAACACTACCTGAAGGATCACGACACCAACGGTCTGGACATCCGCATCATGACGCCGGTCGAAGCGACGCAGTTCTCGGTCGATCGTATCCGCGCCGGCAAGGACACGATTTCGGTCACCGGCAACGTGCTGCGCGACTACCTGACCGACCTGTTCCCGATCATGGAACTGGGCACCAGCGCGAAGATGCTGTCGATCGTCCCGCTGATGGCAGGTGGCGGCATGTTCGAAACCGGCGCGGGCGGTTCGGCGCCGAAGCACGTTCAGCAACTGGTTGAAGAAGGTTTCCTGCGTTGGGATTCGCTGGGTGAATTCCTGGCGTTGGCCGCGTCGCTCGAGCATCTGGGCAATGAGTATCACAACCCGAAGGCGCTGATTCTGGCCAAAACGCTGGACGAGGCAACCGGCAAGTTCCTCGACAACGACAAGTCGCCGGCGCGCAAGGTTGGCGGTATCGACAACCGCGGCAGCCACTTCTACCTCGCGCTGTACTGGGCGGAAGCACTGGCCGCGCAAACCGAAGACGCCGCGTTGCAGGCACAGTTCGCCGGCGTGGCGAAGGCGCTGGCTGAGAGCGAAGCGAAGATCGTCGAAGAACTGGGTGCGGCACAGGGCAAGCCGGTAGACATCGGCGGTTACTATCGTCCGAATGTCGAACTGACGAGCAAGGCCATGCGCCCGAGCGCCACGCTGAACAAGATCGTGGACGCGATTGCTTAA
- a CDS encoding lysine N(6)-hydroxylase/L-ornithine N(5)-oxygenase family protein: protein MHRDTVFDLIGIGFGPSNLALAVRLAEEAGVPDLAHCFIERQPEFGWHRGMLLDDCRMQISFLKDLVTMRDPKSRFTFINYLFERGRLADFVNLKSFYPTRVEFHDYLAWVAASFDDRVNYGQTVTGIEAVKATARTNDVEALRVFSRDSEGREWQRVTRALSVGIGGGAQVPEAFAALGTHNIVHSSQYLTSIDRVVGPASGARKRVAVIGAGQSAAEVFVDLTRRYPHVDASLIIRSGALKPADDSPFVNEIFSPAFTDVVYAQPRDGRRALIERFRDTNYAVVDRPLIEQIYEMLYLQNVCAEPRHRLLANTGIETAVRTVNGRIELTLRDRLNGHARAEQFDALVLATGYRRDTHLDLLEGLAPHLGDALAQGNVERDYRLATPASFKPRIYLQGCCEDSHGLSDSLLSVLALRSDEIAASLAHHALQDRSAGPTGQAQTNATGASRMAFAL, encoded by the coding sequence ATGCACAGAGACACCGTATTTGATCTGATCGGAATCGGCTTCGGACCGTCGAATCTGGCGCTTGCCGTGCGCCTCGCCGAAGAGGCCGGCGTGCCGGACCTCGCGCATTGTTTTATCGAGCGTCAGCCGGAATTCGGCTGGCATCGCGGCATGCTGCTCGACGACTGCCGGATGCAGATCTCCTTCCTCAAGGACCTCGTGACGATGCGCGATCCGAAAAGCCGCTTCACGTTCATCAACTATCTGTTCGAACGCGGGCGTCTGGCGGATTTCGTCAACCTGAAGAGTTTCTATCCGACGCGCGTGGAGTTCCACGATTACCTGGCGTGGGTGGCGGCGTCTTTCGACGATCGTGTGAACTACGGCCAGACCGTGACCGGTATCGAAGCGGTCAAAGCCACCGCCAGGACGAACGACGTCGAAGCGCTGCGCGTTTTCTCGCGCGATAGCGAAGGCCGCGAATGGCAGCGCGTGACACGGGCGCTCTCGGTGGGTATCGGTGGCGGCGCTCAGGTGCCGGAGGCATTCGCAGCGCTCGGCACGCACAATATCGTGCATTCGTCGCAGTACCTGACTTCGATCGATCGGGTGGTCGGGCCCGCGAGCGGCGCGCGCAAACGCGTGGCGGTGATCGGTGCGGGACAGAGCGCGGCCGAAGTGTTCGTCGATCTGACGCGCCGCTATCCGCACGTGGATGCGAGCCTCATCATCCGCTCGGGCGCACTGAAACCCGCCGACGACAGCCCGTTCGTCAACGAGATCTTCAGTCCCGCTTTCACCGACGTCGTCTACGCGCAGCCGCGCGACGGCCGGCGTGCGCTGATCGAGCGCTTTCGCGACACCAACTACGCGGTGGTCGACCGTCCGCTGATCGAGCAGATCTACGAGATGCTGTATCTGCAGAACGTCTGCGCCGAGCCGCGTCACCGGCTGCTGGCGAACACCGGCATCGAAACGGCGGTGCGCACGGTCAACGGCCGGATTGAACTCACGTTGCGCGACCGTCTGAACGGCCACGCCCGCGCCGAGCAGTTCGACGCGCTCGTGCTCGCCACGGGATATCGCCGCGATACGCATCTGGACTTGCTGGAAGGGCTCGCGCCGCATCTGGGCGATGCGCTCGCGCAAGGCAACGTCGAACGCGATTACCGGCTTGCCACGCCGGCGAGCTTCAAACCGCGCATCTATCTGCAAGGCTGCTGCGAAGACAGTCACGGACTTTCTGACTCGCTGCTGTCGGTTCTTGCGCTGCGCTCCGACGAAATTGCTGCTTCGCTCGCGCATCACGCATTGCAGGACCGGTCGGCGGGGCCAACTGGACAGGCGCAAACAAACGCGACGGGCGCGAGCCGCATGGCCTTTGCTCTTTAA
- a CDS encoding alpha/beta fold hydrolase, whose product MEPSTQAHDDNLEHFEAHGAAPLPVPNGEGYVEHEGARIWYASYGAGVPVILLHGGLGHSGNWGYQLPALLGVGRRVVVVDSRGHGRSTRDARPYRYELMASDVLAVMDALQLERAALVGWSDGACVAMVLGITAADRVAGVFFFGCNMDPSGTKAFVPTRTIERCFSRHAKDYAQLSATPDDFEAFVGAVSTMMKTEPNYCADDLAQVRVPVAIVQSEHDEFIKPEHADYLARTIPGAELILLSGVSHFAPLQRPAQFNRVMLDFLRRIGG is encoded by the coding sequence ATGGAACCGTCCACCCAGGCGCACGACGACAACCTCGAACATTTCGAAGCACACGGCGCGGCGCCTCTGCCGGTCCCGAACGGAGAGGGCTACGTCGAGCATGAAGGCGCGCGAATCTGGTACGCGTCGTACGGCGCCGGCGTGCCGGTGATTCTGCTGCATGGTGGCCTCGGGCACAGCGGCAATTGGGGCTACCAGTTGCCGGCGCTGCTCGGCGTGGGGCGCCGCGTGGTGGTTGTCGACAGCCGCGGCCACGGCCGCAGCACCCGCGACGCGCGGCCCTACCGCTACGAGTTGATGGCATCCGACGTGCTGGCCGTCATGGACGCGTTGCAACTCGAACGGGCCGCGCTGGTGGGCTGGAGCGACGGCGCCTGCGTGGCGATGGTATTGGGCATCACCGCCGCGGACCGGGTGGCGGGCGTGTTTTTCTTCGGCTGCAACATGGACCCGAGCGGCACGAAGGCGTTTGTGCCAACGCGGACGATCGAGCGCTGTTTCAGCCGCCATGCAAAAGACTACGCGCAACTATCGGCGACACCGGATGACTTCGAAGCGTTTGTCGGCGCCGTCAGCACGATGATGAAAACGGAGCCCAACTATTGCGCCGACGATCTGGCTCAAGTCCGTGTGCCGGTCGCCATCGTGCAAAGCGAGCATGACGAATTCATCAAGCCGGAACACGCCGACTATCTCGCCCGCACCATTCCGGGCGCGGAACTGATCCTGCTGTCCGGCGTGAGCCATTTCGCGCCGCTACAACGGCCGGCGCAATTCAATCGGGTGATGCTCGACTTCCTGCGCCGGATTGGCGGCTGA
- a CDS encoding TonB-dependent siderophore receptor has protein sequence MQNSFVAGRPTFARGQRWTPSLLSAGLLASVGLTLSTLSSSGWAQVAASDTAATLPAVSVSASKDTAVAQADTVSAGALGSRKQVDTPFSTRVVTSDEAQDLFATTANDLYKYDPAVSVTSENAISENSMFTVRGMPIDTLNSIKVDGQTFPSWDTDLSLEPFEQVELLKGLSGFMYGFGSPGGIVNYVLKRPTDTPYRSVTVGYRSAGVFTEAVDLGGRFGNDDRFGYRLNLVNEDGNTAEDHGHIRRQVASLAFDFRITPDLTWSADAFYQKRRTNGTLFGLMFGTDAGGIPDASKVTHALTQPQNYYQTEMASFGTGLDYRISENWHASLKYRFAKENRTNSDSLLFVTDPAGNYSNTLYAAMTRYFYQNVDGMVQGHFNTGSIRHDVVVGAGFETQTAEYSNSTGWNDGYLLGYGNLYSSTLLTNDEVSIGSDLYRQQRTTQAAVYASDTVQLTSRLSALVGVRYTQYREHVYDPSGAVSSQYDADPVTPTFALMFKTDPYSTLYASYVESLEQGGAASNTNLNYPDTFGPLRSKQYEVGFKTDHAKWGANLALFRVDQGYNYTNVNNIFVQDGTKRYQGLDASGWLAVTSEWRVMGGVMWLDTKAVDVNDPTVEGKRIYGAPRFTVTGRIEYNPSYLRPLTLAFGGKYVGNQAVDAQNTQFVPAYTTFDLSGRYETKIAGKDVTFRAGINNLFNRRYWTTAWGYYVAPSPTRTAVASATLQF, from the coding sequence ATGCAGAATTCATTTGTCGCCGGCCGCCCAACTTTTGCGCGCGGCCAACGTTGGACCCCGTCGCTGCTCAGCGCGGGGCTACTGGCCAGCGTCGGTTTGACGCTTTCCACGCTGTCGTCGTCCGGATGGGCGCAGGTCGCGGCAAGCGACACGGCCGCGACCTTGCCGGCCGTGAGCGTGTCGGCGTCGAAAGACACCGCCGTCGCGCAAGCCGACACGGTCAGCGCGGGCGCGCTGGGTTCGCGCAAGCAGGTGGACACGCCGTTCTCCACCCGCGTCGTGACGAGCGACGAAGCGCAGGATCTGTTCGCGACGACCGCCAATGATCTGTACAAGTACGACCCGGCCGTATCGGTGACCAGCGAAAACGCGATCAGCGAAAATTCGATGTTCACCGTGCGCGGCATGCCGATCGACACACTGAACAGCATCAAGGTGGACGGCCAGACCTTCCCGTCGTGGGATACCGACCTCTCGCTCGAACCGTTCGAGCAGGTCGAATTGCTCAAGGGCCTGTCCGGCTTCATGTACGGTTTCGGCTCGCCGGGCGGCATCGTCAACTACGTGTTGAAACGCCCCACCGACACGCCCTACCGCAGCGTCACGGTCGGCTACAGGTCGGCCGGCGTGTTCACGGAGGCGGTCGATCTGGGCGGCCGCTTCGGCAATGACGACCGTTTCGGCTACCGCCTGAACCTCGTCAACGAGGACGGCAATACCGCCGAAGACCACGGCCACATTCGCCGCCAGGTGGCCTCGCTCGCGTTCGACTTCCGCATTACGCCGGACCTGACGTGGAGCGCCGACGCGTTCTACCAGAAGCGCAGAACCAACGGCACGCTGTTCGGCCTGATGTTCGGCACCGACGCCGGCGGCATTCCCGACGCGAGCAAAGTCACCCACGCGCTGACGCAACCGCAGAACTACTACCAGACCGAGATGGCCTCGTTCGGCACGGGCCTGGATTACCGCATCTCCGAAAACTGGCACGCGAGCCTGAAATACCGCTTCGCCAAGGAGAACCGCACCAACTCGGACAGTCTCCTGTTCGTCACCGACCCTGCGGGCAACTACTCGAACACGCTGTATGCGGCCATGACGCGCTACTTCTACCAGAACGTCGACGGCATGGTGCAAGGTCATTTCAACACCGGCAGCATCAGGCATGACGTGGTGGTAGGCGCGGGCTTCGAAACGCAGACTGCCGAATACAGCAACAGCACGGGCTGGAACGACGGCTACCTCCTCGGCTACGGCAATCTGTACAGCAGCACGTTGCTGACCAACGATGAAGTCAGCATCGGCTCGGACCTGTATCGTCAGCAGCGCACCACGCAGGCCGCCGTGTACGCGAGCGACACCGTGCAGCTCACGTCGCGTCTGTCGGCGCTGGTCGGTGTGCGCTATACGCAATATCGCGAGCATGTGTACGACCCGAGCGGCGCGGTCTCGTCGCAATACGACGCCGATCCGGTCACGCCGACCTTCGCGCTGATGTTCAAGACCGATCCGTACTCCACGCTGTACGCGAGCTATGTGGAGTCGCTAGAACAGGGCGGTGCCGCGTCGAACACCAACCTCAACTACCCGGACACGTTCGGCCCGCTGCGCAGCAAGCAGTACGAAGTCGGCTTCAAAACCGATCATGCCAAGTGGGGCGCCAACCTCGCGCTGTTCCGCGTCGATCAGGGTTACAACTACACGAACGTGAACAACATCTTCGTGCAGGACGGCACCAAACGCTATCAAGGCCTCGACGCGAGCGGCTGGCTCGCGGTCACGAGCGAATGGCGCGTGATGGGCGGGGTGATGTGGCTCGACACGAAGGCCGTGGACGTGAACGACCCGACCGTGGAAGGCAAGCGCATCTACGGCGCGCCGCGTTTCACCGTGACGGGCCGGATCGAATACAACCCGTCGTATCTGCGTCCGCTGACGCTGGCGTTCGGCGGCAAGTACGTCGGCAACCAGGCGGTGGACGCGCAGAACACGCAGTTCGTGCCGGCATACACCACGTTCGATCTGAGCGGCCGGTACGAGACGAAGATCGCCGGCAAGGACGTGACGTTCCGCGCGGGGATCAATAACCTCTTCAATCGCCGTTACTGGACGACGGCGTGGGGTTACTACGTGGCGCCGTCGCCGACGCGCACCGCCGTGGCCAGCGCGACGCTGCAATTCTAG
- a CDS encoding LysR substrate-binding domain-containing protein, translated as MSLAARKLGVQHASIGAAPAYLERHGTPRSVDELRGHAVIAYLRAGSAQPWDVVDVDGQIRRAQVQPQLGFDDMQGIVDAALAGFGLAWLPSWLLARYAQTGELVTVMENCFRPSQEIHLVWPKSRYLPLKTRCAIDALVAQIPAMIGAPEAGAPRSGHA; from the coding sequence GTGAGTCTCGCCGCGCGCAAGCTCGGCGTGCAGCACGCGAGTATCGGCGCCGCGCCCGCCTATCTGGAGCGGCACGGCACGCCGCGCAGCGTGGACGAATTGCGTGGGCACGCCGTGATTGCCTACTTGCGGGCAGGCTCGGCGCAACCGTGGGATGTGGTCGATGTCGACGGGCAGATCCGCCGCGCGCAGGTTCAGCCGCAACTCGGTTTCGACGACATGCAGGGTATTGTCGATGCCGCGCTTGCCGGATTCGGCCTTGCGTGGCTGCCGAGCTGGCTGCTGGCCCGTTATGCGCAAACAGGCGAGCTGGTGACGGTGATGGAGAATTGTTTCCGGCCTTCTCAGGAGATCCACCTGGTGTGGCCGAAGAGCCGCTATCTGCCGCTGAAAACGCGCTGCGCGATCGACGCGCTGGTCGCGCAGATTCCCGCAATGATCGGGGCGCCCGAGGCGGGCGCCCCTCGTTCAGGTCATGCCTAG
- a CDS encoding folate-dependent phosphoribosylglycinamide formyltransferase PurN, with amino-acid sequence MPKKKLVYIWSLRNAAADKAGQEIAYKNGTRYMKSVLESLVEALNETGLGDQYSLEKVIYDDDAGSSTDREKLKEYGFSYEPGKRWFYPPNLRVQGKPVNDLLLAIPSTYRREPLDAPGRTAGKSRFEKHLLDTLVELKADIVVLDGLLIILDELVRPGAPFYRKIVNIHPGVTRAESPYERRGAYATLDALYGARGKKVVNWKTMETVAVEPLYLTGASFHYVDNGIDSGEVIHDVLNTEIDKDDTILELRWNNFNRSLFPALNEGLAIMAGQSVQVEA; translated from the coding sequence ATGCCGAAGAAAAAACTCGTCTACATCTGGTCGCTGAGAAACGCGGCCGCCGACAAGGCAGGCCAGGAGATTGCGTACAAGAATGGCACGCGCTACATGAAGTCGGTGCTGGAGTCGCTTGTCGAGGCGCTCAACGAAACCGGACTCGGCGATCAGTACTCGCTCGAAAAAGTCATCTATGACGACGACGCCGGCTCCAGCACGGACCGCGAGAAACTGAAGGAATATGGGTTTTCCTACGAGCCAGGCAAGCGCTGGTTCTATCCGCCGAATTTGCGCGTGCAGGGCAAGCCGGTCAACGATCTGCTGCTCGCCATTCCATCGACTTACCGGCGTGAACCGCTCGATGCGCCTGGACGCACGGCAGGCAAGAGCCGCTTTGAAAAGCACCTGCTCGATACGCTGGTGGAGTTGAAGGCGGATATCGTCGTGCTCGACGGTTTGCTGATCATTCTCGACGAACTGGTTCGGCCGGGCGCCCCGTTCTATCGCAAGATCGTGAATATCCACCCTGGCGTGACGCGTGCCGAATCGCCCTATGAGCGGCGCGGCGCTTACGCGACGCTCGACGCGCTCTACGGCGCACGTGGCAAGAAAGTAGTCAACTGGAAGACGATGGAGACTGTGGCGGTCGAGCCGCTGTATCTGACGGGCGCATCGTTTCACTATGTCGACAACGGAATCGATTCCGGCGAGGTGATTCACGACGTGCTGAATACCGAAATCGATAAGGACGATACGATCCTCGAACTCCGCTGGAACAATTTCAACCGCAGTCTTTTTCCTGCTTTGAACGAAGGACTCGCGATCATGGCTGGGCAGTCGGTGCAAGTCGAGGCCTGA
- a CDS encoding MFS transporter translates to MRAARLTLSASGLAYTLPSLLFPPLGERLALRYGSGIAIPAGLFTIGLGFLLMRYGSSAAHADVWTMLPGCVVAGAGLGLTNTPVTNTTTAAVAPERAGMASGIDMSARMITLAINIALMGAILVGGIRFNLPTRLPKTLDSALLGRLAEKIAAGDGEAVKTGIPALARIDPSGSIVHAALMQGFGWVMVYGGVGVWVLAVLGFVISGSASRRLKHQKHAPATQQASRCDAC, encoded by the coding sequence TTGCGCGCGGCGAGACTCACGCTGTCGGCCAGCGGCCTCGCCTACACGCTGCCCAGCCTCCTGTTTCCGCCGCTCGGTGAGCGTCTCGCGCTGCGCTACGGCTCGGGAATCGCCATACCCGCAGGGCTATTCACGATTGGCCTCGGCTTCCTGCTGATGCGCTACGGCAGCAGTGCCGCGCATGCGGACGTGTGGACCATGCTGCCCGGTTGCGTCGTCGCCGGCGCGGGCCTCGGGCTCACCAATACGCCCGTCACCAATACGACGACCGCCGCGGTTGCCCCGGAACGCGCGGGCATGGCGTCCGGCATCGACATGAGTGCGCGGATGATTACGCTCGCGATCAACATCGCGTTGATGGGCGCGATCCTGGTCGGCGGCATTCGCTTCAATCTGCCGACGCGGCTGCCGAAGACGCTCGATAGCGCATTGCTCGGCAGGCTGGCAGAGAAGATTGCAGCAGGAGATGGGGAAGCGGTCAAAACGGGAATTCCCGCGTTGGCGCGGATCGACCCCTCTGGAAGCATCGTGCACGCTGCATTGATGCAGGGTTTCGGCTGGGTGATGGTCTATGGCGGCGTCGGCGTATGGGTGCTCGCCGTGCTTGGCTTCGTGATTTCCGGCAGCGCGTCTCGAAGGCTGAAACACCAGAAGCACGCGCCGGCAACGCAGCAAGCAAGCCGTTGCGACGCGTGCTGA